TAGTTTGCTGAATAGACGGAGCACCAAGAAGTTAGTGTCAGTAAGCAAAAGTTTCAGTTGATACATCTGAACTTTACAAAAGTGATGGGTGTTGCTTTCCCTTCAAAACATCTTTGATTCCTTTTTAAACACCAAGACCAGAAAAATGCATCAGGAATTAGTTCATCGTATCTGTCTGTGTACTTTCTTGATCTTCATAGCCTGCCAGGTCAGTAATGCAGTTTCTGGAATTGCGAGGAAGTAGGAACCACCCGTTGTATGCATGCCGATGAGATTCAGGAGCATCTGAATACCTTTTTGCTTCATTGAATTATTATCAGTTAAATCAATAAATGGTATCACGTTTTAAAATCTATTACAGCAAAAGCTGCTGTGAGCGTAAAACTAAGGACAAATTCCCCTAACCTAAGGTTAGCATCCGAACCAAATTATTATTGACATGACAGGTAGTAGAAGAAGGCTATTGGAAAAGCTAGTTTTAGAAAGTATAGCTGGATAAATTGTCCGAGGGCTTTCAAAGTTCATACAATAACACGAGTAGCTAGCCAGCGGTTATATACATTCTTCTGCCAAATGGAGGCTTTCATCTTGGAAGAGTGTGATTCAATGTGTTTTACCCCATGACGCATTGATCACAAGGAAACTGTAGGCTGTCTCAAACAGCCAAAAgtgcccaaaaaaaaaaagaagatatccAGTAAAAAGAGGGAAGCACAAGTTGGATTAAGAATGGGAACAATGTAAGATACGTCTGAAGACAAAGGATTCCAAATTCTAAGCCGATGTATTTTATAAAATGTAAGAGCGTTTACTCATATCTGTCAACATGGATGATGCAGGGAAAGAAATTACAAAATGATCAAAGGTGCAAAATCTTACATGTTAGAGCTATTACTAATAACtttattaacaacaaaaataatgaAATTGTTGACAAACGAGAAATTGTGCACTTCTCCCAAGGAGATGTACAACTTTTCCAAAACTTCAATGGCATTAAtgattgaaaaatataaaaataaaaataaaaattctaaaACAACGGAGATATTGGAATATCATTCGTTCATTTTCCTGTCGCTGTCTGTAGAAAGACAAGGGAAAGGAGATACATTGTGGAGTCTAAATTTGCAATTTAAAAGTCAAAGTAGAAATTTGGCTTTAAATATCATAGTCTGTTGTGTCTGCAAGCAAGTCAAGACCAGAAGCAACTTGTGGCTCACCAAACAAAGACAAAGACCCGTTCCTTTCTGCAAAGCACGTGCATGCATGACACAATTCTCAATTTGTCAACTCTGTCCACTTCTTCCTGGCAGTGaattcaagaagaaaaaaaatagagagGATGTGTTATAAAGGGAAAAGGGCCAAATTTAATCCTTTACTCTCagatattatttatatttaactTCTAGTATAATATTCGGTCAAATTTATTCTTATTATTATACTATCCAACTTGGTTTACCTCTATCATTtacaaacttttaaaaattatccCGAGTCCTAACGGATTGTCCATGAAATGTAACAAACAGAAGACACCAAAATAAAATGTACATCTTCACCTGCCATTAGACAAAATATGCAAGTAATTATAACATGTAAATATTCCTATAAACAACATTGCTTAGTCTTGTTAGAATTTAGGACAAACCTCAAAGAAATGAAGTAAAACATGTACCAGTATGATATAGGAAAATATTTATTAACAGCAAACTTACGATCTTGAACTTTAACTAAAGCTCTCTTATTcctaacataaatacataatatCAACGAAATCTGCATTCTTTACTGCATAATTCATTTTATGAGTATTGAAAATTATCTACTAAggttacttttatttattttagaacAACAAAATAACTCAATAGAGAGTTATCCTACAAAGCGTTTTAGCCGCCACCGGAAAAGTGACGTctctcacaaaatcaaatatgagtgattttattgtcctaaaataaataaaagtaactTTAGTAGGTAATTCACAAATACTTGGATGACCATAATAATACTTAAGGAATTAACTCTTTACATATGCTATGTAGCACCCTAATACTTTCCATAGAATTAGGATCTGCAATCTTGGGGTTGACTTTTTCTCTCCCTTGTTTTCTCCTTCCCATCTTATGTTAATCATTCTGAGGGAATGGTGAATGATGTCAAGAACAGTACTTCAACTAacaagaaaaatccaaaactaaCTTTATTACCTcttattgctttgattttctaTGAAGTATCAGGGGGCCCTTTTGGTGTAGAAGATTCAGTTAAAGCAGGGGGAGGCCCTTTGTTAGCTTTGCTTGGTTTCGTGATTTTCGCTTTAATTTGGAGCATACCTGAAGCACTAATCACAGCTGAGTTAGCCACAAGTTTCCCTGAAAATGGTGGCTATGTCATTTGGATATCTTCAGCTTTTGGCCCTTTCTGGGGATTTCAAGAAGGCTTTTGGAAATGGTTTAGTGGTGTCATGGATAATGCTCTTTACCCTGTATTGTTCCTTGATTACTTGAAGCATTCGTTGCCCGTTTTTAATCACTTGGTTGCGAGAATTCCAGCCCTGTTAGGAATTACTGTCTCTTTGACATACTTGAATTATAGAGGCCTCCATATTGTTGGTTCTTCAGCTGTTTTGCTTGcaagtttttctctttttccgTTTGTTGTAATGGCGATTCTCTCGATTCCTAGGATCAGACCACGACAGTGGATTGTTGTGGATTTCAACAAGGTTGAATGGAGAGGGTACTTTAATACCATGTTTTGGAATCTTAATTACTGGGATAAGGTCAGTACTTTAGCAGGAGAGGTTGAAGACCCTAGTAGAACGTTTCGAAACGCGTTGCTCGCGGGTGTAGTTTTGGTGGTTTCTTTTTATATTATTCCATTACTGGCTGCAACAGGAGCTTTAAAGTCTGACCCTAGTGAGTGGAGTGATGGTTATTTTGCAGAAGCTGGAATGTTGATTGGTGGCGTTTGGCTGAAATGGTGGATCCAGGCTGCAGCTGCAATGTCTAATATGGGGCTGTTTGAAGCTGAAATGAGTAGTGATGCCTTCCAACTTCTTGGGATGAGCGAAATGGGAATGCTTCCTTCTATATTTGCGTCAAGGTTTGAGCAATTTCCCCCTTGATTCTTTTATGATGTTTCTAATAGTAAGCATTTGTAAATTACTACAAGGTTGAGCTTTTCCTTGCATGACTTATTGATATTAGAGCTTCAAATGCTCCACCAAAAGAGGAAATATAAAGTAAAACTACCTTCATCTTAGGCTCTTGGATATTTATTTAACTGAGATGATTAAAAGTAGGGAATCTTAGTGTGTCCCTGTTGATGGAATTCAAGTACATTGATCAGTGGCTACCTACTGGGGCTTCGACCAAGCACCACCGGTCAATTCCGCTTTGGGGCCACCGCTAACTCTACCATTATTATAGGGGTATGGGGTTCGTCACAAAGAAAGATCAAGGCAGCATATCAGTTGTTCCTTTATACTTTACTTGGATCAGTTTTTATGCTATTAGCTATTCTGTTGATTCTTCTCCAAACAGTTAGGAAATATGCAGTATGATAAAAGATGAAAACAACTCTTAACTTGTTATTTATGGTTTTTATAAATTAAACCGGACATTTGAGTATCATCCAAAAGAGGGAGAAGACAAATTTACAGATTGGTCTTTTTGGCATTCTGAGTGTATTATCATAAGACAAGTCACTATACTTCAAATCTTGCAGATCAAAATATGGGACACCCACTATCAGCATCTTATGCTCTGCAACGGGCGTGATCATTCTGTCATGGATGAGTTTTCAAGAAATATTGGAATTTCTTAACTTCCTCTATTCAGTAGGAATGCTTCTCGAGTTTGCAGCCTTCATAAAATTAAGGATAGTGAAGCCTGATCTTCGCAGACCTTATAAGGTCCCATTTCAAACATTTGGAGCAACGGCGATTTGCCTTCCACCTGCTTTGTTGCTTATTTTTGTCATGTATCTGGCTTCATTAAAGACGTATATAGTAAGTGGCTCGGTCATTATTCTGGGATTATTCTTGTAtcctgccatagttcatgcaaaGGAGAAAAACTGGTGCCATTTTATTAGTACAGATGAACCATTAGGTCATTCTAACGATATTCTTGAGGACCAATCAGCAGCTACTGAACTTGATCAGGTTGTTGCTGATGAGGCATCTCTTAGCCTACTCGGACACTCTAAGAAAGTAGAGGATTCTGAAACCTTGTCACAAGAAATGTCAGCATTGGATTAGAAGATACTTTCATATTTTTTGTACATTTTATACCACAAGGAACGACAGCCTTGGTGCAACAGTAAGAGTTGTCGTTGGGTGACAAGGAGGTCAGGGGAGATATACAAGGTAAGGCTGCATAAAATTCCTAGATTAAATATGGGTCTGGCCCTTTTTTAGAACCCGTGCGTACCTGAAGCTTATTACCCCGGAGCCCCTTTTGCGATTTGTATTAACATAGTTCAAGCTGGAAAAGATATGCTATAAATGGAATGAGACACTATGGGAGGAATGTTGTTGTAGCTGATGTGAAACACAATATAACTTATTAATACCAACTCCTGTCATATTTCTTCTTCTTCCAACTTGGTTTAAGAAAATTATCAGTATCGGTCAATCTTAAACTTTTTAGCTCTGAATGCTCTCTTTTATATATGTGTATGTGTCGCTCTCTGCATGTGCAATACTATAGGATAAATTGAAATTATAATAAGTTGTTAGGAAATTTCATTTATCTGAAGTCCTCCCTTACTTATGCATAGTCTTTCTTGTTAGGTGTTTGTCATAATTTTTTTatcatatttgattttcctatttgttgaaggaaagggcaatataattaccttaattgagtttttcttttcatagaaggaaattataattctcctatacttggctagttctttttcttgtaggaaaatgtttggacttctataaattgagggtccttccttctcattcagcagcatccacaatgtagccataggggcttgagagtagtgtttagggggagaactttacgggacaagtgttagtgtgtcacttgtgtttgcctcttcgtgaggttgttctatcgatattttgtactctctttttatatagtggattgctcatctcggCGATGgatgtaggtcagttgaccgaaccacgttaaatgtttgtgtttcttttggtatatttctcctttgttgtatgatttatcgtcgcTCAAGGTTTGTTTTGCTAGCTTCCGTATGACACCTGATTTTTACGGTTCTAACATTTCTTTGTCATTTTCATTTCTGTGGATTATAATTTCTTTGAAGAAAGATACAAAGAAGAGGAGCATGCATAGTCGATTCCAAAAATGAGTATGTGGAGTATTAAGAGATATTCAGCGTTCGTCAAATACAATTCCAAGAGAAAATTGACTGACCATACAAAGTGTAGATAACGTCGTAATCTTTGGGCCCATACTCAACAGAACACTGAATGACTGCAAATTGTGATATGCATGGCGCATAACTCAGACTATCTCAGAATTTAGCTGTAAGAGAAGATTGACTAATTCAACTTTCATTGTTCATTGAAGCAAATGTCATATATCAGTATCACTGAAACtgtgatttcaaacaacaaaggAACGGAAACATGATGAAATTACAGTTATTTGTACCAACTCGATCCCTTGGTACtctcttcagtttcttctttttGCCATTTGAACAATACTCTGAGTCTGACATGTTGGGGAAATATAGAGAGAGCTCTAGGTCTCCAGCTCAATAGCACCAATTAAAGCTGCAACAGATAGGAGTTCGATTGGTTGCAAGAGAAAGCGTGCGTGCCAACATTTGATCCATCTTATTCTCTACTAATTCTAGCAACCAATCTATACCTCCATCCAAACATTATCCACGTCCtattgtcacgatccggaattcCCACCTTCGGAGCCGTGATGACGcttaacatttcacttgctaggcaagtcaATATTAGAGAATCTTGAAGCCAATTTTAATCAATTCAATAAGTAAAACCAATTAAACCGAAATGAAACTAAAACAAAGTACGGAGTGACATAATAACCAATAAAATCTAAGTAAAAcccggatctggagtcacaagtaCACAAGCTTCTAGAGTCTCTACAATAGGGTTTGAAATAAGCACAACTTTCTCGAATGAAAAGAAGAGTAAATAGGGAAagtggaaggggacttcaaggtctacggacgccagcagatctacctcaagtctccaaaTGCTAATCCGAGCTGATGCACCTCACGTACAGCTAAGACCAGTAcaaaaatctgcacaagaagtgcatcatatagtatgagtacaatcggtctaatgtactccgtaagtgtcgagcctaacctcgacgaggtagtgacgaggctatgacaggaCACCTACGTAATTAAACCTATACAGACGAAAAATATACGAACAACATAACAACAAATAAAGATTAAACATGTActactgggaggggacatgcaaaAAAGGGTACACGGTATGGTACTACAACATGAAATGGCACATGAAACAGTAACTAAACCTTCGGCCAATGAAACAGATAACATAATGAATAAaaactgcacgacatcacccttcgtgcttttactctcatcgcAAAGAAGGAAATATCAGATGACACCAACAGTTAAAGAAATCAGAAATTTCTAAGTTCAAACcttccgtagcctatccgaaactcacacgatctctcggggctccaaaccaaatatggaCACAAGTCCAACAACCTCATACGAACCcgctcgcgcgatcaaaacagtaaaataacacctagaattaTGAATCGAACACCAATTCAAATGaaatttttaataaaacttaAAATCTTCTGTTTTAACAACCGGacatctgaatcacgtcaaaccaactccgtttctcaccaaatttggcagacaagtcataaatatagtaatggacctatacaaaattctggaaccaaaatacggatccGGTATTAAgaaagtcaaacattggtcaaaccTTTAAATTCATTATATCTTTCAACTTTAAATTTTCAACAAAAGTgataactcgggctagggacctccaTATTCGATTTCGGGCAAATGCTCAGGTCCCAAATCATGACATGGATCCACCGGGACCGTCAATATACGAatccgggtctgtttgctcaaaacgttgaccgaagtcaactcaaatagagTTTTAAggcataatttcatattttattaatttttaaaataaaagccTTCCGAAAAAAAGACACGAACCacgcacgcaaattgagaaaGGCTAAAGTGAGATATTTGAGGTTTTGAAATGCAGaattaaggtttaaaactctagatgacctatcggTCATCACATTCCCCAccttcgttcgtcctcgaacgaacatagaaaagtacctggactGGTGAAAAGGTATGGATACCTACTCCACATgtccgactcggactcccaagtagctacctcgaccggctgacctctccactatactcgaactgaaggataactcttagacctcaactgtCGTACCTgccgggctagaatagccaccggctcctcctcataagtcaaatccttgtccaactggactaagatgaaatctaacacatgggacggatcactgtgatacttccGTAGCATGGACACATGTAACACCGGATGGACTTctgacaaactaggtggcaatgcgagcttgtaggccacctcacccactctctgaAGAATCTCAAAGGGTCCGAAATACCTAGGGctctgtcatatttggcttgattatctgatttaatacatgttgaacctatgtgcaaaatttaactctttaccgcttttattattattatatatatatatatatatatattttttttttaaaatgtaaacatcgtttaaaacatgtctttggattacgtcacatgaaatgcacccgcaatccggaacacatttttattcaatgttttaggatttagatttgggtcgcatgaaatgcgcatccgagtttaagaaggtaaaattaattaaatcgcgcctaaagagtctagcgcgttattatctttggggaaggaagtgaaattcactaaacagtccatcccaaattctaagtattttttttaataattaaataaataaatgagattggagaatcctgcaaattttgtattgtttacatctatttatttttagcaaatCCTTCATtactttaagaatatcctttaatgactacatttttattattactaagtttgtctataaatataaaatcaatctctacattCTTAAAacaacatattaaatagaagagaaaacaaatattaacagaaagtaataaaaattataattataaatacaacatggaattgtcaaatatttttatttttttaaaaaaaactaattatcccatagtcggattaaaaatcatattgttagatgacttgagctattgaatcaattatttacaaatactgaaaattagaaataatcttgattaataaaccgtatttctaaaaattaaataatttaaccttaactaaccttgttttaattcaaatcctgTCCTAAtatttgattcgcaaaattaattcatgttttaactgaatttagctacatgattccgattaacttaacgttggcgatactaaaacccttatgaataaggaacttaatcaattttgccaaactgatttaataaagccatttttacgttattttcttctattttaattatttgacagtttaaacagtaatgaacatgcttaaatatatactacataataatcaggttaaagcaaaacattatttaatacatcgctacaatatgcctaattatgcaaaacaacggcgatttacagaataataatacatgaaataacctaaatgcaattaataaaaaaaaactaaataaaaaatttaaacttccattcttcattttcagcttacagaaaggccaaaattacagttgtgtacctggtattgtcaatataagaataagaaagtcagccacgtagtacgtaacacaacaacaacaataataaccagcaatccagtcaacagaaatcccagtgacagatttgaaaatcaaaataaaatccagaaacaccaacaacaaacaacgggCAGAAtccaagggaattttcagattttgaaaggctaattaatgtttaacccttcttttctaaacccgtatatcagaatatttatcagatgtgtactactctctcttctaatttccagctccttttttatttgtatttttttcttgcaagttttaatattttttcgaaattttctttctctcttaaatattcagctcttttttttctctataTGTCTATCTGTCTGTCTCctaaaatctgatcaagcctcctatatatatcacatccccaaaccctttaattaattaataaaacaaccattttctcctaccaaacccattatcttcccactcatccccattttaatcccactaaattaaacaaatatatcaaccccaccccattacatcttattccccatgcctaccataaacaattatCATATtctacattttgtcttgtcccccatttatattaaacaactatatcacccacaccccattacactttgtccccatgcttaacataaagaattattcaaaaatgttcaattaccaaactacccctccgaccttattgcaattaccattttatccctgaacgtactgcaaattaccaaactacccccatcagctataaccaatcaattaatcaaactcaaccaaaatatagccaatatgaccaatttctacacaaattcaaacaacaaatcacatgaacatgatttctgaaccatttcaacaacaaatcacatgaacacaaattgaacaacaaagaacaactaaaattttgattgaacaatatttttagcaacaaacaaacctattttcagattcaacaacaacaacaacaaacaagtatattcagatttctaaattcaataatcatttgaacttaaaatcaactctaacaacattacaaccaacaattcctatattaaacttaaacaagattatgagacaaactcaagaaataatcataaatgataaacaataaacaagaaaatcaaactatacaaatttcggattcaagatcaaccaaacaaagtatgaacataaatgaaaagattcaacaacaataacaaacaaactttattcaaacttcgaattaaacttaaacaaaacaaataaacatattcaaatcactaatcttcaaataatcaattaatctttcttaattaaatccaacaaaaattataacaaagatacatgatccaaaaattaaaaccaaaacataacttcacattaaatcactgaattaaaaacgaacttcaaaaaatgaatacgaattaaatctatattaacaacaaacaatggatttaaacgatttaaactaacacctttctatattaaaactaaatcctcttaaaattaataaaacaaactgaaaaataattaaattgaatcttcaacttaaatctaacaacaatataattaaactaacaatttttatctaaaaataaataagaaaaataaagcaaacttatgctaattcaaaatctgaaaatatcaaacaaattatggacgaaataaaacttagaacaactaaccgtaaatgaccaacgacgaacatcgaatgaactctaaacgaaaccaaTGGAACTTggacataaacggacttgaagacgatGATGCAACAAGCATCAGTCGAGGTGAAAGATGATAAGACGCAGTAGCAACGGAACAGTAGAAGCAAAGGCAGTAGCAGCAACGCAGTAGCAGCAACGAGgacgatgaagtgaagcagcagaCAACTGAAAGAAAAACGCAGCAACAGTGGCGAcgcgggcagccatgggagctcgatgaagctcgtccatggctggacgtagcagaaagagcagaagcagaagcaggcAGCAGCAACAATGGCGGAACTGGAGgatgcagcagcaacaacagctcgacgaggcagctggAAGGAGGAAGGGAAGCAGCAGCTATGCAGCAGGAGGGTgtcgtttgttttttttttcttttttttttttagggttttccggcggagaagaagacgaagcagcggcggaggagcTGGCCGTGAGGCGGAGACTGGTGGATtggagggtggtcgacgttggGCAGCCATGGCTGGAAGGTTTGGAGCTTTGGGGAAGATGAAGAGAAAGAAGGGGGGGGgatagcttagcatttttagggttttctttttgtttgttttgtaaaaatgtaagataataggggtgttgggtctttgggttatggactAGGTCGACCCGGTttaaaatggaccgggtcatggggaaggttgggcaatttttgggcctgtggcttgaatttgaagaagaggcccaattccgatttttctttgtatttttgctctcttttcttcttttatttttctaaaactaaattataaaaatacttaaattattattaagaaccaAAGTaaattataaaagcgcaaattaactcctaataacaattaacgcacaattaagtaataattaagcataaaattgtatatttggacattaaatgctaaaaatgcaaaagatgcctatttttgtaatttttatttttttgtaaaacaaacttaattactaacaattgtagaattaaatcctacatgcaaaatgcgacattattttttgtatttttattaatttaacaaataaacatgcacagacaaatacaaataattatccaaaatgtcacaaaaattctcaaaattgcacaccaaggaaaatcattttattttgaattttttttgggagtaattctcatataaggcaaaaatcacgtgcttacagctgcccctatttgcccgaagacacgaagggttttcgtgcaaagataaagtgagcgattttttgcccgttcgagtactccgtctgaagcattttttgaaagattttaccgaacctttgcttcagaggtttcctacatatcctgggctaaacaggaatcaggtcaatgtagttcggaaagttttggtagctgggactactatgagactgcaatgttactgttgttgtatgctacttttacttgtttgctgacctccttattacaccatgcttaaaagaaaacaagaagctaggctagattaCGAATCATAAGATCTCATTTATCTGCAACTTGTtcctgttgccttgctttcttgtcggcttgcgtttcttccggtgcttttcttccgagactttggggatgacactggccttttgcctttctgaataccagttttcattattccgttctgtctgctggggatatggctttcttcattaagctttgttatgctacgcataattcaatgttcacatgccacttcattcaagacgcgtcttttcttccttttgactcatgcgcttgagtttatgctgggacctcttgttgcaaccttctgttttccGGTGCTGAGGATTTTTTATTGTTTCTTGCTGGGAAtccctgttgtaaccttctaccttccggtgggttactgatttcaagatctgcagtataagactgaaaagtattcctctcgttatacaggtgggcgcctggacatgaaatgaaaatgtatacctgcattatactggtgggcgacctagaaatgaaaaacagaaatgtattcccgcattatactggtgggagaccgaggacatgaaatgaaaagacagaaatgtattcccgcattatactggtgggcgaccgaggacatgaaatgaaaatacagaaatggattcccgcattatactggtgggcgcctaaaaatgaaaaactgaaatgtatacccgcattatactggtgggcgaccgagaacatgaaataaaaatagaaatgtatacccgcattatactggtgggtgacctagaacatgaaataaaaacagaaaagtatacccgcattatactggtgggcgacctagaacatgaaaaaaaaaatagaaatgtatacccgcattatactggtgggcgacctagaaatgaaatgaaaaacagaaatgtattcccttgttatacaggtgggcgcctaatggtaaagacatgaaatgtattcccttgttatacaggtgggcgcctaattggtaaaaaATAACTTGTATTTGtctcctcgattctccgagaaaatttcacTTGTGGTAGAaagttttctgccccagttctggcgatctttcttatggcgtgtcTTTTGGCCATCATCAACACCTTATTTTCCtattcaaatcaaagaaaatttagttagttttttattttttttatttttttttattttttatggagagtggtcatgtcactcctgatggggatgattgttcccttcccTTTATTCCTGTTTGGCgttcccaaaacttgttggggatgatgttattcgctggggataacattctgctggggatggcttttccatttatcccttccccgttctgtatctcaaaacttgttgggggtTATTTTGCTAtagatggattttcctttcttcctttcccattctgtgttgtccgaccacctcgggacttggtcgatattcggtcggagtcctgttggggatcctcttggaacttGGCCCACAATTTCCTCCACATGTGTTTTTTTTTCggttcttccccgtactttctttgccattttaggacaatATTATTCGGTCtggcaaccaacgtcttttgtcttattgctTTGTCTCTGGCCTGCCCTCTTCTcattttatgttgtaccattttggcaactgg
The Nicotiana sylvestris chromosome 11, ASM39365v2, whole genome shotgun sequence DNA segment above includes these coding regions:
- the LOC104225958 gene encoding probable polyamine transporter At3g19553; this translates as MVNDVKNSTSTNKKNPKLTLLPLIALIFYEVSGGPFGVEDSVKAGGGPLLALLGFVIFALIWSIPEALITAELATSFPENGGYVIWISSAFGPFWGFQEGFWKWFSGVMDNALYPVLFLDYLKHSLPVFNHLVARIPALLGITVSLTYLNYRGLHIVGSSAVLLASFSLFPFVVMAILSIPRIRPRQWIVVDFNKVEWRGYFNTMFWNLNYWDKVSTLAGEVEDPSRTFRNALLAGVVLVVSFYIIPLLAATGALKSDPSEWSDGYFAEAGMLIGGVWLKWWIQAAAAMSNMGLFEAEMSSDAFQLLGMSEMGMLPSIFASRSKYGTPTISILCSATGVIILSWMSFQEILEFLNFLYSVGMLLEFAAFIKLRIVKPDLRRPYKVPFQTFGATAICLPPALLLIFVMYLASLKTYIVSGSVIILGLFLYPAIVHAKEKNWCHFISTDEPLGHSNDILEDQSAATELDQVVADEASLSLLGHSKKVEDSETLSQEMSALD